The genomic interval TGGACGTTTTGTACCGTACTTCGAACGTCCTTGCTTACGATCGGCCACACCTGCGGTATCCAGAGAACCGCGGACTGTGTGATAGCGGACACCTGGCAAGTCTTTTACACGACCGCCACGGATCAGAACAACACTGTGTTCCTGAAGGTTGTGACCTTCACCACCGATGTAGGAGTTAACTTCATATCCATTTGTCAAACGTACACGACAAACCTTACGTAAAGCCGAGTTTGGCTTTTTAGGGGTTGTTGTAAATACGCGGGCACATACTCCGCGACGCTGAGGACAATTCTGCAGAGCAGGAACGTCACTCTTTTGTACTTTGCGTTTACGCGGCTTACGCACCAATTGGTTAATGGTTGCCATTAAGCCTTTACCTCACTTGCTTCTATAAATAAAAATGCCCGGAGAATGCTCCGGACATGGAAAAGGACGCGAATTCTATTGACGGCCTTGTTGCTAGTCAAGTCATTTGAACTCGTAAACTACTTGTTCAAAGCCTCTGTCAAGGCTGCTTCGACTTCACTTGCGGTTGCGGTCGCAAAACGTTCACCACCACCTTTGGCCGCACGTTTACGTTTGCGCTCACTGTGATATGCCAAGCCTGTACCTGCCGGAATCAGTCGACCAACAGCGACATTCTCTTTCAAGCCACGAAGGAAGTCCTGTTTACCCGAAACAGCACCCTCGGTCAGAACACGAGTTGTCTCCTGGAAGGAGGCTGCTGACAGGAATGATTCTGTAGCAAGTGAAGCCTTGGTAATACCAAGCAACACCCTCTCATACTTGGCGCCCTGTTTACCTTCTGCTGCGATACGCTCATTCTCTTCGAGAACCGATACATACTCGACCTGATCGCCTTTGATAAAGCCTGTATCGCCACTGTCAAGAATGATAACCTTACGTAGCATTTGGCGGATGATCACTTCGATATGCTTATCGTTGATCACAACGCCTTGTAAGCGATAGACCTCCTGAATCTCATTAACAATATATCTTGCCAGTTCACGTACTCCGCGAATGCGCAAAATGTCATGAGGATTCATCGGACCGTCGGAAATCACCTCACCTTTTTCAACCTGTTCGCCTTCGAACACGTTCAAATGACGCCACTTCGGAATCAGCTCTTCATATCCCTCTCCTTCGGTCGGACTGATCTGAAGACGCTTTTTGCCCTTGGTTTCTTTACCGAAACCAAAAACACCACTAATTTCAGCAAGAATCGCTGATTCTTTTGGCTTACGCGCTTCGAACAGGTCTGCAACCCGTGGAAGACCCCCAGTAATATCTTTGTTACCGGAAGTTTCCTGAGGAATCCTGGCAATAACATCACCTACTTTAACCCGATCACCATTAGAGAGGTTAAGCAATGCGCCATCTGGCAGGAAGTACTGTGCCGGTTGACCGGCTTCACCGAATGTCAGCTCTACACCGTCTTCATCCACCAGCTTAATTAACGGACGAATATCTTTACCTGCGGCACTACGATCTTTCTGATGAATCACTTCTGTTGAAGTAACACCGGTCAACTCATCAACTTTGGAGTTAACAGTAATACCGTCTTCCAAGCCGATAAAGGACACGTATCCAGACGTTTCTGCCACAATCGGGTGTGTATGCGGATCCCATTTAGCGACAATCTCACCAGCTTCCACAGAGGTACCTGACTTAACCGAAATCACAGCACCATAAGGGAGCTTATATCGCTCTCTTTCTCTACCATGCTCATCCGCTACAGCCAGCACACCAGAACGGGAAACCGCAACCAAGTCGCCATTGTCCCGTTCTACGGTCTTGAGATTATGCAGGTTGGCAACACCACCATGTTTAACCTGAACACTGTCCGCCACCGCTGACCTGGAAGCAGCTCCACCAATGTGGAAAGTCCGCATGGTCAACTGTGTACCTGGCTCACCAATGGACTGAGCGGCCATGATACCGATAGCCTCACCGATATTAACCAAGTGTCCACGAGCCAGATCACGGCCATAGCATTTTGCACAAACACCGTAGTGAGTTTCACAGCTGATCGCCGAACGAACTCGAATCTGATCAATACCCCATTCGTCAATACTACGAACCCATTTCTCATCAATCAGGGTACCGGCGGGAATTGCAACATCGTCAGAACCTGGCATCAGTACGTCATTAGCTGCCGTACGACCCAACACCTGCTGACCAAGCCCAACTACCACGTCACCACCTTCGATGATTGGCTCCATGATGACGCCTTCCTCGGTGCCACAATCGACTTCGGTAATCACAACATCTTGAGCCACATCCACCAAACGACGAGTCAGATAACCAGAGTTAGCCGTTTTCAGAGCGGTATCCGCCAAACCTTTACGTGCCCCGTGGGTCGAGGAGAAGTATTCACCCACCGACAAACCTTCGCGGAAGTTCGCCTTAATCGGGTTCTCAATAATAGACCCGTCAGGTTTGGCCATCAGACCTCGCATACCAGATAACTGACGCATCTGTGCTGGTGAACCCCGGGCGCCGGAATCAGCATACATATATACCGAGTTGAATGATTCTTGCTCGAGCTCAGCGCCGGTCTTATCGTAAGTCTTTTCCTTGGAAAGGTTTTGCATCATCGCTCTCGCTACTTGTTCATTAGCGCGAGACCAGATATCAACAACCTTGTTATATTTTTCCCCTTGGGTCACCAAACCGGAAGCGTACTGCTCTTCGATTTCTGAGACTTCGGCGTCAGCTTTGGCAATAATCTCTACTTTCTCAGCCGGAATCTCGAAGTCATTTACACCAATTGAAGAGCCTGAACGGGTTGCCTGACGGAACCCCATATACATAACCTGGTCAGCAAAGATAACTGTCTCTTTTAGACCAACCATGCGGTAAGCTTCGTTCAACAACCGGGAAATTGCCTTTTTCTTCATTGGCTGGTTCACCAACTCGTAAGGCATGCCTTTAGGCACAATACCCCACAGAATGACCCGGCCAACCGTGGTTTCCTTAATACTGCGTTGATAAGTTTTGATCCCATCCTCATCAATCAGTACTTCAGAAATCCGACATTTAATCCTGGCATGCAATTCAACTTTTTTGGCACCGTAAGCCCGTTCCACTTCTTCCGGATCGGCAAATACCATGCCTTCGCCTAGCGCATTAACCCTTTCCCGAGTCATATAATAGAGACCCAATACAACGTCCTGCGAAGGAACGATAATCGGCTCACCATTGGCTGGAGAAAGTACGTTGTTGGTAGACATCATCAGCGCACGTGCTTCTAACTGTGCTTCCAAAGTCAGCGGAATGTGAACCGCCATCTGGTCGCCATCAAAGTCAGCATTATAAGCAGCACAAACCAATGGATGCAGCTGAATAGCTTTACCTTCAATTAGGACAGGTTCGAAGGCCTGAATACCCAATCTGTGAAGCGTTGGAGCCCGGTTCAATAGTACAGGGTGCTCACGGATAACCTCATCGAGAATATCCCAGACCACAGACTCTTCACGTTCTACCATTTTCTTGGCTGCTTTGATGGTTGTTGCCAAACCTCTCAATTCAAGCTTGCTGAAAATAAATGGCTTAAACAATTCGAGAGCCATCTTCTTGGGCAGCCCACACTGATGCAACCGTAATGTTGGCCCTACCACGATCACTGAACGCC from Gynuella sunshinyii YC6258 carries:
- the rpsL gene encoding 30S ribosomal protein S12, translating into MATINQLVRKPRKRKVQKSDVPALQNCPQRRGVCARVFTTTPKKPNSALRKVCRVRLTNGYEVNSYIGGEGHNLQEHSVVLIRGGRVKDLPGVRYHTVRGSLDTAGVADRKQGRSKYGTKRPKG
- the rpoC gene encoding DNA-directed RNA polymerase subunit beta' encodes the protein MKDLLGLLKSQSHSEEFDSIRIGLASPDMIRSWSYGEVKKPETINYRTFKPERDGLFCARIFGPIKDYECLCGKYKRLKHRGVICEKCGVEVTQTKVRRDRMGHIELAAPVAHIWFLKSLPSRIGLMLDMTLRDIERILYYESFVVIDPGLTTLDKGQLLTDEEYYEAIEEFGDDFDARMGAEAVQKLLEDIDLEEEIAQIREEIPSTNSETKIKKLSKRLKLLESFYRSGNSPEWMVMTVLPVLPPDLRPLVPLDGGRFATSDLNDLYRRVINRNNRLKRLLELSAPDIIVRNEKRMLQESVDALLDNGRRGRAITGSNRRPLKSLADMIKGKQGRFRQNLLGKRVDYSGRSVIVVGPTLRLHQCGLPKKMALELFKPFIFSKLELRGLATTIKAAKKMVEREESVVWDILDEVIREHPVLLNRAPTLHRLGIQAFEPVLIEGKAIQLHPLVCAAYNADFDGDQMAVHIPLTLEAQLEARALMMSTNNVLSPANGEPIIVPSQDVVLGLYYMTRERVNALGEGMVFADPEEVERAYGAKKVELHARIKCRISEVLIDEDGIKTYQRSIKETTVGRVILWGIVPKGMPYELVNQPMKKKAISRLLNEAYRMVGLKETVIFADQVMYMGFRQATRSGSSIGVNDFEIPAEKVEIIAKADAEVSEIEEQYASGLVTQGEKYNKVVDIWSRANEQVARAMMQNLSKEKTYDKTGAELEQESFNSVYMYADSGARGSPAQMRQLSGMRGLMAKPDGSIIENPIKANFREGLSVGEYFSSTHGARKGLADTALKTANSGYLTRRLVDVAQDVVITEVDCGTEEGVIMEPIIEGGDVVVGLGQQVLGRTAANDVLMPGSDDVAIPAGTLIDEKWVRSIDEWGIDQIRVRSAISCETHYGVCAKCYGRDLARGHLVNIGEAIGIMAAQSIGEPGTQLTMRTFHIGGAASRSAVADSVQVKHGGVANLHNLKTVERDNGDLVAVSRSGVLAVADEHGRERERYKLPYGAVISVKSGTSVEAGEIVAKWDPHTHPIVAETSGYVSFIGLEDGITVNSKVDELTGVTSTEVIHQKDRSAAGKDIRPLIKLVDEDGVELTFGEAGQPAQYFLPDGALLNLSNGDRVKVGDVIARIPQETSGNKDITGGLPRVADLFEARKPKESAILAEISGVFGFGKETKGKKRLQISPTEGEGYEELIPKWRHLNVFEGEQVEKGEVISDGPMNPHDILRIRGVRELARYIVNEIQEVYRLQGVVINDKHIEVIIRQMLRKVIILDSGDTGFIKGDQVEYVSVLEENERIAAEGKQGAKYERVLLGITKASLATESFLSAASFQETTRVLTEGAVSGKQDFLRGLKENVAVGRLIPAGTGLAYHSERKRKRAAKGGGERFATATASEVEAALTEALNK